GCGGAGCCTACGGCGGAGACGATGCCTTCCCCGACGCGGGCGACCACCGTTTCTTCCGTGGCGCCGCCTACGAAAAGGTCCAGGTTGGTGCGCACCGTCACGCGGGCACGCACTGCCACGGCAATGCCGTCACGGGCCACCGCCGTCAGGCGCGTCTGGCCGGAGCTGGGGTTCGGGCAGTCGATGACGCGGGGGTTGATGGAGGTTCGCACGGCTTCCAGCACGGTCTTGGACGTGCCTTTCACGGCCAGGTCAATGGCGCAGGCACGGTCATAGCTCAGCGGGATGCCGGCTTTTTCCGCAGCAATCAGGGCGAGGACGCAGTCCACGATGTCGCCGCCGGCCAGGAAGTGGGCTTCCAGTTCATCCGTGCTGATGTCCAGTCCGGCCTTGGCCGCCGTGATGCGGGTGTCCACTACCAGGGGGTAGGGCACTTTGCGGAGCCACATTCCCAGCATGTTGCTCATGGAGACAGGGGCTTTCGCGAGGCGCGCGCGCAACCATGTCTTGAAGAATTTGGCGATGATGGCGAAGAAGATGACCAGGAAGATGACGAGGACGATCACCAGGATGGTCCCCCAGGCGGTGGCGTTGGAGATGTTTGCTAACAGCAAATTGTTCATGTATCCTTCCATACCATATTAACCGAAGCAGGGTAAAGATATAATTGTGTTACCTATGGTTTAAAGGTATTGACCTTTCGGCGGATTCGTGGCAATGCACTTGGCCGTGCGCACCATTGATTTTGATTATCCGCTGCCGGAAGAGTTGATAGCGGACCGCCCCCTCCCGGACCGCGCCGCCTCCCGGATGATGGTCATCCACCGGGATACCGGCCTGATTGAGCACAGGCATTTTTGCGACCTGCCGGAATATGTGCGGGAAGGGGACCATTTCATCCTGAATGATACCAGGGTGGTTCCCGCAAGGTATTTTTCCAATGACGGCGCCATTGAAGTGGTGCGTGCAGAGGTGCTCAACCCCCTGCTGTGGAAGTGCATGGTGCGCCCCGGGCGCAAGATGAAGCTGGGGCGTACGGTCTCCATCGGTGATGCGGTGGGCACCGTGGAAGGCATTGACGGGGAAGGCTACCGCCTCATCCGGTTTGACCGGGAGGTGGATGAGGAAAAGTACGGCCGCCTGGCGCTTCCCCATTACATGAACCGGGAGAGCGACCCGTCCGACAAGGAGCGCTACCAGACTGTTTACGCCAGGCATGAAGGGGCGATTGCCGCTCCCACGGCCGGGCTGCATTTTACGCCGGAGCTGCTGGCGGCCGTTCCCCATGATTTTCTGACGCTGCACGTGGGCGTGGGAACGTTTCGTCCCGTGAAGGCGGACAGGATTGAAGACCACCAGATGCACACGGAACATTTTTTCCTGCCTGAAGCCACCGCGAGGGCGATTAATGAGGCCGGGAGGGTGATTGCCGTGGGCACCACCAGCGTTCGCGTGCTGGAGCATGTGGCTACCGCGGAAGGACTGCCGTTAAGGGAGTGCTCCGGGTCAACGAACATTTTTATTTATCCACCCTACAAGTACAAGGTGGTGGATGCCCTGATCACGAATTTCCACCTGCCCCAGAGCACGCTGCTCATGCTTGTCAGCGCCTTTGCCGGCAAGGAGCTGGTCATGAAAGCCTACCTGGAAGCCATCCGGGAACGGTACAGGTTTTTTTCCTACGGGGATTGCATGCTGATTCTGTAGGGTTCCGGCGGCCTTTCCTTCCCTCTGGCGGAAGAAGCGCAGGCTGCCTTCAACGCTTGCCGCACGGAAGTTGTTCCGGGCTGCGAGGGGATGAAGACGGAGCGCCGTCCGGGGAAGCGTCCGGGTGCTGCTCTTTTTTAAGCTCCAGCAGGGTTTTTCCGTGGTCCCTGATTTGCTGGAGGGCAGTCAGGAAGTGCAGCGTTTCCCCCAGCAGTATGTTCATGACGTTGGCATAGTGGCAGTCCGTGTTTTTCAGGCACAGCCGGGGAAAATAGGAGGCTTCCAGCTCCGGCGCATTCCATTTGTCCCGAATGATGCGGCTTCTGCGGGATGCCGGAGGCCAGCAGGGATGCTGCCGGTCCCTCAAATAAAGGAGGTAGCAGTCTTTTAACATGTCGAGCTGGGAGACAACACCGGCACGTGCAGGAGGAGTGATGGACGGCTGGACATCCTTTACTCCTTCAAGCGTCATGTTGATGGTTGTTTCCGCAAGGACGGTCCAGTAAAGAATAGGTTCCGCCACGGAACGGCTCCGCCTGCGGAACCGCAGGTAGAAATGATGGCTGAGTTCCAGGGCCGACAAGGCTTTTACGTAATGCACCAAAACCACCCGGCCATATTGCCGGAAAATGAAGTGTTCCAGCTTTTGCCGGAGGGGAGCGTCTTCCATTCCCGTTTCCTTCCTGAGAAGGGTCCACTGTTCCTCGAATGTTGAATTTTCAGCCATGAATTTGGGAAGAGGTTATTTTTAATAAATATAAATTATGTTACCATGAAATTCAAATAAAATAACAATCATTATCAATGTTTATCAAAATAATCCGGGGAAAAAGAGAGGAATTCCTGCGGATGGGGCGGTAACACGGTAACCGCCTGGCGCAAAGGCGTACGAGAAACACCTGCGTCCGGAAAAACAGCCTGGGAGGTGGTAAGCCCGTGCACGACGGCTTGAGATGTGGATGCCGCGGATAATGAAAACGCCATGCCCGGACATGCAGGCATGGCGCTTGTCAAATCAGGCCTGAGCCGGATCAGAAGTTGTAACGGTAGCCGAGGGCTCCGCCGATGGAGGTGTCTCCGGAGCGGAGATCCGCATTGCCGTCCACATAAACGGCGCCGTAGTCGGAGCAGGGAATGCTGAGGCCTGCGCCCAGCTGGACGCCGGTGCGGCCGAGCTTGGCTCCCCTGATGGTCTGGACAAGGCCCGGATTGGCCAGGTAGGCCACGTTGGCCTGTGCCTTGTCCTCCCCGAAGTCCTGAGAAACCAGAACGCGGAATTCTCCCGTGATATCACGCCCGGTCAGGTTGGAACCCAGAACGCCTTTCAGGCGCAGACCGGCGGCCACGCTTCCGGTGGTAATATCCATGTCATCCACGCGGAGTCCCGCTCCGCCTGCGCCGGCTTCATTGAAGCCGTCCACGGAGGAGTGCATGACGCTGACATTGGCGACCGGCTGAAGGATGGCCGTCCGGCGTTTGTTGAGAACCAGGTCATAAGTGAGCTCATACATGGCTCCGAAACTCATGCCGGTGGTGCTGAAGCTGGCCTGGTAGCTTCCCAGTTCATGGCGTACGCTGCGGGTAATATCCGCATCTGACCAGCCTCCGGAGAGAATGAGGGAGTGGCCCCATTTCCTGTGGCGGTAGTGGCCGAAGAGGCTCACGTAGTAGGTGTCCAGGTCGCCGGAGGCGGAATCAGCCCCGTCAGAGGAGTAATCCCCATAGTTGGCGGAGAAGGCCGCGCCCAAAGTGAAATTCTCCGAGCAGTTGACGTCCAGCCCGGCGGTGCCTCCCCAGGAGTTAAGGGTGAAACCGTTGCCTTCATTGGAACCGTCCAGGGAATCCCTGCCCCCGTTGGCTTCAATCCAGCCGTTCACCTGGGGAAGGTCTCCCTGAATGTAGTCGGGATTGAGGCCCATGGTTTCCGCGCGGTTGCGGATGAAGGTCATTTCCCTCCGCAGGCCGGACCTTTGCGCGGCCAGGATGCCGGGAATGGCCGTTCCGGCGGAGGCGCTCAGAAGGCGGTTGGCCCTCGCGTAATCTCCGTCGTTCCAGGCGTTGGAAACGGCGCGGTTCAGGGAGCTCAGCTCCGTTCCGTCCTTGATCTCCCCGCAGTTCCAGAGCAGGACGGCCCCGGCGGCGGAATTGGAGGTATCAGCCGTGGCGAGCAGGGCGTTGTCCGCCTTGCGGGTTCCTGTCAGCACGATTTGGCCGTCCCGGTTTTCCGCATGCAGCTCGGAATAATAGGTGCCCAGCGCGCCGTAAGCGTTGATATTGAGGTAGCTGCCCACCATGTTCCCTTCAAAGAGAACCAGTTCCAGCATCCTTTCCGGCGCGGCGACGTTGGATTCAATATTGAGGGTGGTCCCGTTGCGGTCTCCCTGAATGGTCAGCGTGGCTCCGTCTTCCGTGGAAATGAAGGGAGTATTGGTCTGCGCCAGCAGGGGATTAATCACGAGCGTGATGGTGGAACCGTTCATGAACTGGCTTGTTCCGTTAAGGAGAAGCGTGGTATTATGGGCGGCTCCGGCGGAGGCCATGGCGAGCGTAAGCGTCCCGGTGGCATCAACCGTCAGGGAATGGAGCAGAATGGGATTGGCTGAATCACGGATCAGGGCCACTTCCCCTTCCGTAATGTTGAGGTTCAGGGTGTCTGACCCCGCGCCGGTGTAGGTCCATGCCGCTTTCCCCGCCTTGTTGATTGTGCCGTTCCCCTGGAAGGAGCCGGAAAAAACGGAGGATTTTTCCGCATGGAGGGCGAGTTCCCCGTTGTTGAAGATCACGGAGCCTTTCCCCAGCAGGCCGCCCACCATGGAATTGCGTGTGGAGCCCAGGTCCAGCGCGGCGGCAGCGGATTCCGGACCCACGGCGACCGCCGCTCCGTCAAACCTGGCATTTCCGGACAGGGTGAAGGTTCCTTCCTGGACGGCCAGCAGGCCGGAGCCGGCAATAGTGATGTCCGTGTCCAGCTTGTTGCCGTTGCGGATGGCCAGCATGGAATCCGCGTTCAGCCGCAGGATGCCGGTGCCGGTGATGGAGGCGTTTTCCGTCAGGACATTGGCCGTTCCGCTCATCTCCAGGGTGGCGTCATTCAGTGTTAGAGCGCCTTCCTGCCCGGAGAAACGGGTGGTGGAGGACGCATGGAAGATGGAAATGCCGCCTCCGTTCAGCATCATGGCTCCGTAGGCGGAGGATTCGGAAGCGAGGATGATGGCTCCGCTGGTGGAATCCAGATGGAACCCCGCGTTTCCGGCGCTTCCCAGCGTCAGGGCGCCGGCTCCTTTCTTGCTGAGCGTGCCCGTGCCCTGGAGAGTTCCGTTCCACGTGAGGGGATTGGCCGTATCCAGGGTGATTTGGCCGCCCTGGGCGGCCAGAACACCGTCTCCCGTGATGGAATGAA
This portion of the Akkermansia massiliensis genome encodes:
- a CDS encoding autotransporter outer membrane beta-barrel domain-containing protein; this encodes MLSGASNTIGELKMNGGTFGVSQLAREEATAKVGKLTGTRGSINLLHSTLTLTGTDNTISSGLKLVGSGTVALAEGKSLAFDGSNTIGDAIYIDGTRNGTLHITQGTLAFTNQARMEIATLALDSAASTLNAGATRNIVIHSITGDGVLAAQGGQITLDTANPLTWNGTLQGTGTLSKKGAGALTLGSAGNAGFHLDSTSGAIILASESSAYGAMMLNGGGISIFHASSTTRFSGQEGALTLNDATLEMSGTANVLTENASITGTGILRLNADSMLAIRNGNKLDTDITIAGSGLLAVQEGTFTLSGNARFDGAAVAVGPESAAAALDLGSTRNSMVGGLLGKGSVIFNNGELALHAEKSSVFSGSFQGNGTINKAGKAAWTYTGAGSDTLNLNITEGEVALIRDSANPILLHSLTVDATGTLTLAMASAGAAHNTTLLLNGTSQFMNGSTITLVINPLLAQTNTPFISTEDGATLTIQGDRNGTTLNIESNVAAPERMLELVLFEGNMVGSYLNINAYGALGTYYSELHAENRDGQIVLTGTRKADNALLATADTSNSAAGAVLLWNCGEIKDGTELSSLNRAVSNAWNDGDYARANRLLSASAGTAIPGILAAQRSGLRREMTFIRNRAETMGLNPDYIQGDLPQVNGWIEANGGRDSLDGSNEGNGFTLNSWGGTAGLDVNCSENFTLGAAFSANYGDYSSDGADSASGDLDTYYVSLFGHYRHRKWGHSLILSGGWSDADITRSVRHELGSYQASFSTTGMSFGAMYELTYDLVLNKRRTAILQPVANVSVMHSSVDGFNEAGAGGAGLRVDDMDITTGSVAAGLRLKGVLGSNLTGRDITGEFRVLVSQDFGEDKAQANVAYLANPGLVQTIRGAKLGRTGVQLGAGLSIPCSDYGAVYVDGNADLRSGDTSIGGALGYRYNF
- the floA gene encoding flotillin-like protein FloA (flotillin-like protein involved in membrane lipid rafts) → MNNLLLANISNATAWGTILVIVLVIFLVIFFAIIAKFFKTWLRARLAKAPVSMSNMLGMWLRKVPYPLVVDTRITAAKAGLDISTDELEAHFLAGGDIVDCVLALIAAEKAGIPLSYDRACAIDLAVKGTSKTVLEAVRTSINPRVIDCPNPSSGQTRLTAVARDGIAVAVRARVTVRTNLDLFVGGATEETVVARVGEGIVSAVGSAPSYKDVLEKPEVISRTVSDKGVDAATAFEVLSIDIADVDVAGNVGARLQAEQAEADKQIAQAKAEVRRAAAVATEQEMAAKTQEMRAKVVEAEAQIPMAMAEAFRNGNLGVLDYARYQNVVADTKMRDSIAKPDASPSSIK
- the queA gene encoding tRNA preQ1(34) S-adenosylmethionine ribosyltransferase-isomerase QueA — encoded protein: MHLAVRTIDFDYPLPEELIADRPLPDRAASRMMVIHRDTGLIEHRHFCDLPEYVREGDHFILNDTRVVPARYFSNDGAIEVVRAEVLNPLLWKCMVRPGRKMKLGRTVSIGDAVGTVEGIDGEGYRLIRFDREVDEEKYGRLALPHYMNRESDPSDKERYQTVYARHEGAIAAPTAGLHFTPELLAAVPHDFLTLHVGVGTFRPVKADRIEDHQMHTEHFFLPEATARAINEAGRVIAVGTTSVRVLEHVATAEGLPLRECSGSTNIFIYPPYKYKVVDALITNFHLPQSTLLMLVSAFAGKELVMKAYLEAIRERYRFFSYGDCMLIL